GCGGCGACGGCGACGCCGCGGCGCGGATCGCGCACGAGCACTTCGGCATCACCGAGGACGTCCTCCGGCGCCTGGCCCACCGCGTCGAGCGGACGGTCGGCGCCGCGGCCTCGGGCGCCCCCGCCGACGTCCGCGTCGACCCCCGGGAGTCGGGAGCACGGGCGGAACGGGAGGTGCGCGGCATCGCCGAGGAGGCCGCGGGCTGACCCTGCCCGCGGCTCGGGTGCCGTGCGAACGCGCCGGGCAGGATGGACGCCGCGCCGCCGCCACCCACGCCGCCGCAACCGAAAGCCGGGCCAGGTCCCCGTCGGAACGGCGGGCGCCGGAGCGACCTGAGCCCGGGGAGCACCGGGTCACCGGGCCGCGGTCACCGGTCAACGCCATCAGCCGGGCGGGCGCACCGGCGTCCGCGGCGGCGCCGATCCCCCGGGCCGCGCACCACCGGCCGGGGAAGCGGAGGCCACGGACCGGTGCCGCCCGAGGAGCCCGTCCGCGCGATCCGGCGCCCCGGGCGCGGGCATCGGGACGCTCCGCTTACCAAGTCTTTGCGATCCCCGGTCGCCGCCCACCCCGCCTCCCACCTGGGCCGCGCCCCCGGTCGTACCCGGACCGTCCCGACCGTCACACCACGTTCACCTCGCCGCTCTTTCCCGGCGTTCTACGCGCGTGGTGTCATGCCCACGCTCACCACGCACCACTCCCGTTCCGCCGTAAGCGCCCGTGGGTGCCCGCGAGTGCCCGCGAGTGCCCGCGAGCGTCCATGAAGGGCCCGTGAGCGCCACCGTCCGTCGACACCACCAGGAGCCACCCATGCTGTGGAAGGTCCTCACCCGCGCCGGTACCGCGCTCACCGCCGGAGCCGCCGCCGTCGCCCTCGCCACCGTCCCCGCGAGCGCCGCCGGTTACACGGCGTTCGCCTTCTCGCGGAGCGGCACCACGGAGCCCACGATCTACGACTTCGTCAACACGGCCACCAGCTCGCTCGACATGACGATGTACGAGCTGCAGGACACGACGGCGGTCAACGACCTCATAGCCCTGAAGAAGAAGGGCGTCACCGTCCGCGTCATCCTGGACCGCCAGCACCAGAGCGAGAACAGCTCCGCGTACGCCTCCCTGACGGCGGCGGGCGTCGGCGTGGTGTGGTCGCCGTCGGCGTTCGTCTACACCCACCAGAAGACGATCACCGTGGACGGCACCACGTCCCTGATCCTCACCGGCAACCTGACCTCGCAGTACTACACCACCGGCCGCGACTACGGGGTGTTCGACGACGACAGCCGCGATGTCGCGTCGATCGAGAAGGTGTTCAACGCCGACTACGCCGGAACCTCCGTCACCCCGACCGACGGCGACCACCTCCTGTGGTCCCCCACCGACTCCCGCAGCCGCCTGGTCTCACTGGTCGACGGGGCCACGAAGACGCTCGACGTGGAGGAGCTGGAGCTGAGCGACAGCACGGTCGTCAACGCGATCGTGGCCCGGGCGAAGGCGGGCGTGGCCGTGCGCGTCGTCCTGGAGACGCCCTCGGACTACGCCGGCGAGGTCTCCTCGATCAAGGCGGCCGGCGGCAAGGTGGTGGGCTACTCCGACCCCGACGGCTTCTACATCCACGCGAAGGCGATGGTCGCGGACTACGGCCTCTCCACCCAGGCGGTCGAGGCCGGCTCCATGAACATCAGCAGCAACTCCCTCTCCAGCAACCGCGAACTGGGCCTGATCCTGACGGGCACAGGCGTCGCCCAGTCGGTCGCGACCACGATCGAGACCACCTTCGCCACCGACTTCACCGGCGGCACCGCCGCCTGACCCCTCCCCCGCCCGGGCCCACGCCTCCCCCCTCGGCACGATCCGGACGGCGCGGGCCCGCCGGGGCAGGAAGCACCCGCCCTGTCCCCGCCGCCCCGCTGCCCGAGCCCCGAGCCCCGAGCCCCGACCTGGAGCGCACCGCCGGCAAGGCGGCGCAACCACACTCTCCGCTTGCCTGCGGCGGGCTCAGCCACCCGATAGGTTTGCCCCATGCCCGGCCGCCTACTGGAGCTCCACGTCGAGAACTTCCGCAGCCTCCGCGACGTGACCATCCCGCTCGGCCCGCTCACCGTGCTGGTGGGTCCGAACGGAGTGGGGAAGTCCAACGTCCTGAAGGTCTTCGACTTCCTGGCAGCGATCATCCAGACGGATCTCGAACCCGCGCTGGAGGACCGGGGCGGCTTCGACGAGGTGGCCTTCTGGGGCGGCGCCAAGCCCCCGACCTCCATGAAGATCCAGCTCAAGGCGACATGGACGACCCATGCCAGCCTGAGGGCACCGGACGAGTACGAGCTGACCATCCGCAGGCGCGCCCAGTCGACGAGGCGTACCTCCTACACCCTGTCGCGCGAGGAGAGTTTCCGGTTCAAACGCACCCAGGGGAGGGGGCGGCGTATCAAGATCTCGGGCGGCTCCGCCCGAGTGGTCGACGATCGGGCCGGACGTGAGTCCGAAAGCGGCAGCTTCGGCATCCAGCGGCTCAGCAGCGGCCTCTCCACCCTGCCGCGGTTGGGCCGCGCCGACGGCGGTGAGGAGGTCGCCCGCGTGGCCCAGCGGCTCTCCTCGTTCAGGGTCTTCGACGTGAACGTCACCGCCGCGCGGCAGCCGACCAGGCTCCGACCCAGCCTTGGCGGTCTGGCACCGCACGCGGAGAACCTGGCCTCCATTCTCGTCCAATTGAGCGCCGACGAGGAGAGGTGGCGCCTCCTCACCGAGGACGCCCGCAGGATCCTGCCGCAGTTGGAGACCATCGAGTTCGAGCAGGTCGGCGGATACGCGGATCGTCTCGCCGTCGTGCTGCGTGAACGGGGGCTGCGCCGACCCACTCCGCTGGCGGATGCCTCGTTCGGCACCGTGCGCCTCCTGGGCCTGCTGGCCATGCTCTACGACCCCGATCCACCCGCGCTCACCTGCGTCGAGGAGATCGACCACGGCTTGCACCCGCAAGCACTCGAACTCATCGTCGAGCGGCTTCGCGAAGCCTCGGAACGCACGCAGTTCATCGTGGCGACGCACTCGCCCGCCCTCGTCGACCGGCTGAATCCCGACGAGTTCATCGTGTGTGACCGCCAACAGGACGGCGCATCCGTCATCCCGGCGCTTTCCGCGACGGAGATTGCGGAGATCGCCGAGGTGAGTGGCGATCAGCCGCTGGGAGAACTCTGGTTCTCCGGCGTGCTCGGCGGTGACCTGACCGAGGACGAGCTGTGAGCCGTCAGAGCGTCCACGCCTCCGGCAAGAGGATCGTCGTTCTCGCCGGTGAAAGCTCCAACGACCGCCGCATGCTGGCGGCCCTCATCAAGGCGAACCACCCGGCGCTCGCCGATACCGTCACCCTGACCGAGATCACCGACCAGGTGCGGCTCAGGAAGAAGTCAGGCACCGACCTCTCCACAGCCGCGACCACGCTGGTGAAGAAGGCGTGCGGCAAGGCACGACAGAAGAACGGACTCTTCGTGGGCATCGCGGTCCATGAGGACATGGATGCCTCCCCCGGTCCGGCCTACGACCTCGCCCGCCGCACGGTCTCGGCGGCCCTGGCGAAGGCAGCCGGTACGAACTCGACCGCGTACGCTCTCGCGGCGGCGGAGTCCGAGGCATGGCTGCTGCTCTTCCCGGACGCCTTTCCCCTGGTGCACCGCTCCTGGTCCATCCCCGCGCAGTTGCGCGGAAAGGACACAGGCCGCCGCCGGACACCGAACGAGGACCTGATCGGCGCACTCAGCACACCCGGTTACCGTGAGAGCGACGGTCCCGTGATCCTCACCGAGGCCCTGAAGCGGGGAATGTTGACCCACCCCGAGGGCTCGAACCGGTCCTACTCGGAATTCCTCGCGGATTTGGCGAAGTGGCAGCCCGCAGCACCCCAGCGGTGACACCCTGACCTCGCGCGGAACGGGCCCGCGCGATAGGAAGGCGGGCGCGGGAAAAGCAACGGGGCGAGGTGCGCCTGCGGTGAGTGGCAGGTGTACCTCGCCCCGTTGGGGGAGTGTGGAGATGGCGGGAATCGAACCCGCGTCCTGTGGTGCGGAACCAGGGCTTCTCCGAGCGCAGTCCGCTGTGCTTTTCTCGGCCCCGGCAGTCACGCGGACAAGCCGCCGACGGGCC
This portion of the Actinacidiphila yeochonensis CN732 genome encodes:
- a CDS encoding phospholipase D-like domain-containing protein, translating into MLWKVLTRAGTALTAGAAAVALATVPASAAGYTAFAFSRSGTTEPTIYDFVNTATSSLDMTMYELQDTTAVNDLIALKKKGVTVRVILDRQHQSENSSAYASLTAAGVGVVWSPSAFVYTHQKTITVDGTTSLILTGNLTSQYYTTGRDYGVFDDDSRDVASIEKVFNADYAGTSVTPTDGDHLLWSPTDSRSRLVSLVDGATKTLDVEELELSDSTVVNAIVARAKAGVAVRVVLETPSDYAGEVSSIKAAGGKVVGYSDPDGFYIHAKAMVADYGLSTQAVEAGSMNISSNSLSSNRELGLILTGTGVAQSVATTIETTFATDFTGGTAA
- a CDS encoding AAA family ATPase, producing the protein MPGRLLELHVENFRSLRDVTIPLGPLTVLVGPNGVGKSNVLKVFDFLAAIIQTDLEPALEDRGGFDEVAFWGGAKPPTSMKIQLKATWTTHASLRAPDEYELTIRRRAQSTRRTSYTLSREESFRFKRTQGRGRRIKISGGSARVVDDRAGRESESGSFGIQRLSSGLSTLPRLGRADGGEEVARVAQRLSSFRVFDVNVTAARQPTRLRPSLGGLAPHAENLASILVQLSADEERWRLLTEDARRILPQLETIEFEQVGGYADRLAVVLRERGLRRPTPLADASFGTVRLLGLLAMLYDPDPPALTCVEEIDHGLHPQALELIVERLREASERTQFIVATHSPALVDRLNPDEFIVCDRQQDGASVIPALSATEIAEIAEVSGDQPLGELWFSGVLGGDLTEDEL